One segment of Meriones unguiculatus strain TT.TT164.6M chromosome 3, Bangor_MerUng_6.1, whole genome shotgun sequence DNA contains the following:
- the LOC132652760 gene encoding putative vomeronasal receptor-like protein 4: protein MSSLKNVLLFQAGLGVLANMFLLFIYTFIIVRHRPKPVDLTYCQLSFAHLIMVLTGGDMWLTDIFESLNIENDFKCKTIFYISRVMRGVSICITCLLSVFQAVTISPSNSLMAKFKNKLKKYTINAFFFIWLFNLTFSGRLIFYVGGFTNVSETNQMKVTKSCSLFPKNYIIKELIVIVTIFRDVFLIGVMITTSTYMLIILFRHQRQCKLLYSISHLRASPEKRATQTILLLVVFFVIIYWMDFIISSTSILVWKYDPFILTVQKFVMNAYPAITPLIQISYDKRIIRMLKILQAQCP, encoded by the coding sequence ATGTCCTCATTAAAGAATGTCCTTCTTTTCCAAGCTGGGCTTGGAGTCTTGGCCAATATGTTTCTCCTTTTCATCTATACTTTCATAATCGTACGTCACAGACCTAAGCCTGTGGACCTGACCTACTGTCAACTGTCCTTTGCTCACCTAATAATGGTCCTCACTGGTGGGGACATGTGGCTTACAGACATATTTGAGTCACTGAACATTGAAAATGACTTCAAATGTAAGACAATTTTTTACATAAGCAGGGTGATGAGAGGCGTCTCTATCTGcatcacctgcctcctgagtgtgttcCAGGCTGTCACTATCAGTCCCAGTAACTCCTTGatggcaaaatttaaaaataaactaaaaaaatacacgatcaatgctttcttctttatttggctATTCAATTTGACCTTCAGTGGCAGACTTATCTTCTATGTTGGTGGTTTTACCAATGTGAGTGAGACAAACCAGATGAAGGTCACTAAATCCTGCTCACTATTTCCTAAGAACTACATAATCAAGGAATTAATTGTAATAGTGACTATCTTCCGAGATGTATTTCTTATAGGGGTCATGATTACCACAAGTACATACATGCTGATTATCCTGTTCAGACATCAGAGGCAATGCAAGCTTCTTTATAGCATCAGCCACCTGAGAGCATCCCCTGAGAAAAGGGCCACCCAGACCATTTTGCTGCTGGTGGTTTTCTTTGTGATCATATACTGGATGGACTTCATCATCTCATCTACCTCAATCCTAGTATGGAAGTATGACCCATTCATTCTGACTGTTCAGAAGTTTGTCATGAATGCCTATCCTGCAATTACTCCTTTGATACAAATCAGTTATGATAAGAGAATAATAAGAATGCTGAAAATCTTGCAGGCACAATGCCCCtag
- the LOC110539466 gene encoding large ribosomal subunit protein eL22-like, with translation MAPVKKLVTSRGQKKKQVFNFILDCTHPVEDRIMDAASFEQVLQERIKVKGKAENLGRGVVTIKWSKNKITVISEVPFYKRYLKYFTKKYLKNDIQDCLCVVANSKENYGLHYFQINQDEEEEED, from the coding sequence ATGGCACCTGTGAAAAAGCTTGTCACAAGTAGggggcaaaaaaaaaagcaggtttttaattttatacttgACTGCACCCATCCTGTAGAAGATAGAATTATGGATGCTGCCAGTTTTGAGCAGGTCCTCCAGGAGAGGATCAAGGTGAAGGGGAAAGCTGAGAATCTTGGCAGAGGGGTTGTGACCATCAAATGGAGTAAGAACAAGATCACTGTCATTTCTGAGGTGCCTTTCTACAAAAGGTATTTGAAATATTTCaccaaaaaatatttgaagaacgATATTCAAGACTGCTTGTGTGTTGTTGCCAACAGCAAAGAGAATTATGGATTGCATTACTTCCAGATTAaccaggatgaagaagaggaagaggattaa